The genomic stretch ttaaaaaattttcttattagtTAATAAGGAATCTAGAGTTTGAGACTCAGCTGTaacatattatttaaaatttttcttattaattaattagaaatttagaGTCTTTTTAGTTCCACATTTTAGATTGATAATACTACGAACAgataaatttctataaatatcttggACCGGCGATGttaaaaaacatatttttcttcttcttattattttttgactaagatcaagtatgatatattaaattattttttatataggtGAGTCTCTTGCACTCACTTAATATTGGGATTCTTGAGCGTCACTATTGCATGGGTCTGGCGCACTTTTAGCTAAGATTAAGTATAGTATttgtttttataaaatttatgagTATTTAAGTATTATATTATACACGCAACGTTGTACCATTGCTAGCATCACCCTTACATTGTACATTATATGCGTCTGGCGCACCTTTATTCAATTATAATTGTCGtaatataatttatttgtatttattGTAGTAAAAAAAATGAATCAATGTCAGCTTAAAACTCCTTACTCCTTTAGAGCATCCACAATAAGAGAGGATATTCTCCTAAATATTTATGGTCTCCACTGCCATATCACTCTTCAAATATCCCAAATCCAATAAGAGCATCCACAATCACACCAAATGTTTCTCCTAAATATTTGTGGTCCCTacgtagacccgaccccgggccgggtctggcccggcctcataaccgggtcaacgggccggttccggttcctTAAGTGCAAACTCGGCAGACTGTCGATTAATCGTCGATTTAGCCCGCCGGTTCAACaaggttattttattatttttgtccgTTGGAATTGCCAGTTAACCGACGGTTCCTAGCCATTATTTTTTCaatggttaggatcatttgatcatttttgatcaatgactgtgatttagtgtccgttactatccaaactataaatagagagctcattttatcattttcacacacatcttctctactcttaatctcaatttcataTTCTCTATACGCTTtcatttccaattttcaattacaatggaaggaggctgTGAAGGTGCATCATCtcaagctcggaagggaaaggaaataatgaatccgTGGGAGGATGACcctaacattcaatccaccgatgatgagatcgagcacctTCTGAATCCGatacccgaaacacaaggaagtatcaatacaattacttctaaggttcgggaaatTTCTTCTCTaatgtcttctattttcactaaggGGGGTGTATTCATTCTAGACTTCTAATGACTtttaatgagtttttaaaataatagatTTTTATAGAGTTGGTAGATTTCTATTGACTTTAATAGAATTCCACAGACTTTTATAAATAGAATTTCATAGACTCTTATTGACtttttttgcaagatttttatAGACATTCGTAATATTTTTCATAGAGTTCTGGATTTTCATAGATTTTGTAACTTGTATAATTAtgtcattttttttattgatttcttTTAACTATTAAATGAACGATAACATCtttaactttttattatttatttgtataAGTGAATTCTTCTTagcttaaaatcaaattaactttaatttaagaaaaatgatGAATGAATCACtattcaatttattaaaatcaaatttaaattcttcatgTCAATTCAacgtatataattaattaatcaatagttTTTAATAATACATACCAAGATAGTCTTGTATGGAAAAAACCTAATTGTTATTGACAACATGATCAATATCACTCCACATTTGATTGGCTATACTCTCTCTCCATGAGTTAGCATTCGCTCGTTGTTGTTCTTGAGAAAATAATTGATCAAAGTTGTCATCTTCATAAACTTGTTCTGATGAAGATGATGGGACTTCATTATCTAGTTCGATTGAAAATTTATCAGAATGATACTCCCTGCGAAGAAAATTGTGCAATCCGGCACAAGCCAATACAAGCTCTGCTTGTGTTGTATATGGAAATGGCAGAGctgttttgaatattttgaacCGCGATTTAAATATACCAAATATCCTTTCAATAGCGTTCCTCAAAGAAGCATGACGAAGATTGAACAACTCTTTTGCATTTTCAGGGTGACGACCCTGACCAGTGAATTCTTGAAGATGATAACGTACACCTCGAAAAGGAGCCAAGAATTGTCGTCGATTTGGATACCCACCATCTACTAAAAAATATTTACTTGTCAAACCATATATATGTAGTATCAAATAACCAATGAGTAAcatatatatattctttaaaattacaaaaatataaATAGTTAAGAAACATATAGAACAAAAAAATACCTCCGGGCACTTTAAGCCCATTATTTCTTGATAAAGCATCTGTCAACACAAGTGAATCATGGGCAGACCCCTCCCACCCACTGAGTACATATA from Zingiber officinale cultivar Zhangliang chromosome 5B, Zo_v1.1, whole genome shotgun sequence encodes the following:
- the LOC121986780 gene encoding uncharacterized protein LOC121986780 gives rise to the protein MVKPGSAVPEKIRESTRFYPYFKDCIGAIDGTHIPAMVFGQDINSYRNHHGEISQNVLAACNFDLEFIYVLSGWEGSAHDSLVLTDALSRNNGLKVPGDNEVPSSSSEQVYEDDNFDQLFSQEQQRANANSWRESIANQMWSDIDHVVNNN